One region of Fragaria vesca subsp. vesca linkage group LG4, FraVesHawaii_1.0, whole genome shotgun sequence genomic DNA includes:
- the LOC101292403 gene encoding RNA-dependent RNA polymerase 1-like: MVKTVSLFGFPTVESSEAVTKFLEEYTGKGTVLSVNVLPPKRRGSRSSARVQFTTAECAEIILALADDKRLRYGKSYLQKAREWKGHIAPRSTVLEELVTLHFGCKISEEKFSVLWTKSDVSVTFGKDLNYVHLAFSYDCVEYKLELPSDTICQIELHCPCDQFRKFLLIQLRGAPRIYKKDVTVKNQWVREVDFTPSCCIGQSSSLCLELPFECSLPDLNKSCVHYIENEGQFGLKEGKTFSGSSALGSILAPPLGIKLPYKILFKINSLVQHGCIPGQALDVNFYYLVDPTSIRIEYIECALDKLFNSKECCYEPARWLIKQYNMYMECKRIPQSPAISLDEGFFYVHRVLITPTKVYFCGPEVNLSNRVLRNYPEDIDNFLRISFVDEDLGKMRSVDLCPRTCCEEEERRTRVYERILSVLRDGIVIGEKKFELLAFSGSQLRENSAWMFASRRGLTAQGIRDWMGEFSHIKNVSKYGARLGQSFSSSRETFSVGSDEIEVIPDVEIERGGTKYCFSDGIGKMSADFAERVARKCGKSSTPSAFQIRYGGYKGVVAVDPTLSKKLALRNSMCKFKSLNTMLDVISWTKYQPCFLNRQLITLLSTLGVRDRVFEKKQNQAMDQLEGILNDPLKAQEALGLMFQGEATNILKEMLNCYKPNAEPFLSLMLQSLCASKLAELRTKTRIFVHKGRSLMGCLDETGTLEYGQVFVQCSHHTIFTGNNTTSTASQGNFTVEGKVVVAKNPCLHPGDVRVLMAVDVPALHHMLDCVVFPQKGKRPHPNECSGSDLDGDDYFVSWDHELIPPRQTNPMNYTPAPTVELDHDVTIEEVAESFTNYIVNDSLGIISNAHLVTSDTEPHKAMSYKSVKLAELHSHAVDSPKTGAIVKLPPSLRVKAYPDFMEKTDRSTYESKRVIGKLYRQVKDIALGSHSHSFKSFTREVARRFYDPDMEVDGFKDYIDDAMRYKSEYDDKLGKLMDYYGIKTEAEILSGNITNVSKFFNKRKDPESINCAVRSLKKEARAWFFEKPTSGDPSDFGTDISMYAAKASAWYHVTYHHRYWGCYNKGMARDHFLSFPWCVFDMLIQIKK; this comes from the exons ATGGTCAAGACAGTGTCCTTGTTTGGATTTCCCACTGTGGAGTCTTCAGAAGCAGTGACAAAATTTCTTGAGGAGTATACTGGGAAAGGAACTGTTCTCTCTGTGAATGTTCTTCCTCCAAAACGTAGAGGATCAAGATCATCTGCCAGAGTTCAATTCACAACTGCAGAATGTGCTGAAATAATACTTGCATTAGCCGATGATAAAAGACTGCGGTATGGAAAGTCTTATCTGCAGAAAGCTCGAGAATGGAAGGGTCACATAGCACCAAGATCAACAGTCTTGGAGGAACTTGTGACACTTCACTTTGGATGCAAGATATCTGAGGAGAAGTTTTCGGTGCTTTGGACAAAATCAGACGTTTCTGTGACATTTGGAAAAGACCTGAATTATGTGCACTTAGCTTTCTCCTATGATTGTGTTGAATACAAGCTTGAGCTCCCATCTGACACTATTTGCCAGATTGAGCTGCATTGTCCATGTGATCAGTTTAGAAAGTTTCTTCTCATCCAG TTACGTGGTGCCCCTCGGATTTATAAGAAAGATGTGACTGTGAAAAATCAATGGGTTCGAGAAGTTGATTTTACTCCATCATGCTGCATTGGCCAATCCTCTTCTCTATGCTTGGAACTTCCATTTGAGTGTTCGCTTCCTGATCTCAACAAGAGTTGTGTGCACTATATAGAGAATGAGGGACAGTTTGGCCTGAAGGAAGGTAAGACTTTCTCTGGAAGTTCAGCCCTTGGTTCTATTCTGGCTCCACCCCTAGGCATTAAGTTGCCATACAAAATCCTGTTCAAGATAAACTCATTGGTTCAGCATGGTTGTATTCCGGGGCAAGCTCTTGATGTCAATTTTTATTACCTAGTAGATCCTACTAGTATAAGAATTGAATATATAGAGTGTGCCCTGGACAAGCTGTTCAACTCCAAGGAGTGCTGCTATGAACCTGCAAGGTGGCTTATTAAGCAGTACAACATGTACATGGAATGCAAGCGGATTCCTCAGTCACCAGCTATATCCTTAGATGAGGGCTTTTTCTATGTACACAGGGTTCTGATTACACCAACTAAAGTATACTTCTGTGGTCCAGAGGTAAATCTCTCCAATCGTGTCTTAAGAAACTATCCTGAAGATATTGACAATTTTCTTCGAATTTCTTTCGTTGATGAGGACTTGGGGAAGATGAGGTCTGTAGATTTGTGTCCGCGGACATGTTGTGAAGAAGAGGAAAGAAGAACTAGAGTTTATGAAAGGATACTTTCTGTTCTAAGAGATGGGATAGTGATTGGTGAGAAGAAGTTTGAGCTTCTGGCATTTTCGGGTAGTCAGTTGCGAGAGAATTCTGCATGGATGTTTGCTTCCAGAAGGGGCCTTACTGCACAAGGGATAAGAGACTGGATGGGAGAGTTTAGTCACATAAAAAATGTGTCTAAATATGGTGCCAGGCTTGGTCAGTCTTTCAGCTCATCCAGGGAGACTTTTAGTGTTGGATCGGATGAAATTGAAGTCATTCCTGATGTGGAAATTGAAAGAGGCGGAACCAAATATTGCTTCTCTGATGGAATTGGGAAGATGTCTGCTGATTTTGCTGAAAGAGTGGCAAGAAAATGTGGGAAAAGTTCTACTCCATCCGCCTTTCAAATCCGCTATGGTGGCTATAAAGGTGTTGTGGCAGTTGATCCAACATTGTCAAAGAAGCTGGCATTGAGAAACAGCATGTGCAAGTTCAAATCACTCAACACAATGTTAGATGTCATATCATGGACCAAGTACCAGCCTTGTTTCCTCAATCGTCAACTGATCACCCTTTTGTCCACCCTTGGAGTTAGGGATCGTGTTTTTGAGAAGAAGCAGAATCAAGCAATGGATCAGTTGGAAGGGATTCTAAATGATCCGCTGAAAGCACAGGAGGCACTGGGATTGATGTTTCAAGGAGAGGCCACCAACATTTTAAAGGAAATGCTGAATTGTTACAAGCCAAATGCAGAGCCGTTTCTCTCATTGATGCTGCAGTCATTATGTGCATCAAAACTTGCCGAACTTCGGACCAAAACACGGATTTTTGTTCACAAAGGAAGATCTCTGATGGGATGTCTGGATGAAACTGGGACATTGGAATATGGTCAGGTATTTGTGCAATGTTCTCACCATACTATCTTCACTGGCAACAACACAACCTCAACTGCAAGCCAAGGCAATTTTACTGTTGAGGGTAAAGTAGTTGTTGCTAAAAACCCCTGTCTACACCCTGGAGATGTGCGTGTTCTTATGGCTGTGGACGTGCCGGCGCTACACCACATGCTGGATTGTGTTGTGTTCCCACAAAAAGGAAAGAG GCCTCATCCTAATGAATGCTCAGGCAGTGATTTAGATGGAGATGATTATTTTGTTAGCTGGGATCATGAACTGATTCCTCCTCGGCAAACTAATCCGATGAACTATACTCCAGCACCAACTGTGGAATTGGATCACGATGTTACGATTGAG GAAGTCGCGGAGTCTTTTACCAACTACATTGTAAATGACAGCTTGGGCATCATTTCAAATGCACATCTTGTCACTTCAGATACTGAACCACATAAGGCTATGAGCTATAAAAGTGTTAAGCTCGCCGAGCTCCACTCTCATGCTGTTGACTCTCCTAAAACTGGTGCGATAGTGAAACTGCCGCCTAGTCTGCGCGTAAAAGCTTACCCAGATTTCATGGAAAAGACGGACCGATCCACCTACGAGTCCAAGCGTGTGATTGGGAAGCTTTACCGACAGGTGAAAGATATTGCGCTAGGATCACATTCACACTCTTTTAAGTCCTTTACCAGGGAAGTGGCTAGGAGGTTTTATGATCCTGACATGGAGGTAGATGGATTCAAAGATTACATCGATGATGCCATGAGATACAAAAGTGAGTATGACGACAAGCTGGGAAAGCTGATGGACTATTATGGTATTAAAACTGAAGCTGAAATACTGAGTGGAAACATCACCAATGTATCAAAGTTCTTCAACAAGAGAAAGGACCCGGAGTCGATTAACTGTGCTGTGAGGTCACTGAAGAAGGAAGCAAGGGCATGGTTTTTCGAGAAGCCAACTAGTGGTGATCCATCGGATTTTGGAACTGACATCAGTATGTATGCGGCAAAAGCATCAGCATGGTACCATGTTACATATCATCATCGTTACTGGGGTTGCTACAACAAGGGTATGGCAAGAGACCATTTCCTGAGTTTTCCATGGTGTGTGTTCGACATGCTCATCCAAATCAAGAAGTAA